Within Synechococcus sp. NB0720_010, the genomic segment CGGTCGTTGCTGAACAGCTCCGCGAAGAGATCGCTGGCTCGAAAGGTCAGAAGCGCGCCAAGTTGATCAAGCGCCTGCGCGTGATCGACAACTTCATCGCCACCGGTGCCCGTCCTGAGTGGATGGTTCTGGACGTGATTCCGGTGATTCCCCCCGACCTGCGCCCGATGGTGCAGCTCGATGGTGGCCGTTTCGCAACCTCTGACCTCAACGATCTCTACCGCCGTGTGATCAACCGGAACAACCGGTTGGCGCGTCTGCAGGAAATCCTTGCCCCTGAAATCATCGTCCGCAACGAGAAGCGGATGCTGCAGGAGGCGGTTGACGCCCTGATCGATAACGGCCGTCGCGGTCGCACCGTGGTGGGTGCCAACAACCGTCCGCTCAAATCACTGAGCGACATCATTGAGGGCAAGCAGGGCCGCTTCCGTCAGAACCTGCTCGGTAAGCGCGTCGACTACTCCGGTCGTTCCGTGATCGTGGTGGGTCCGAAGCTGAAGATGCACCAGTGCGGTCTGCCCAAGGAGATGGCGATCGAGCTGTTCCAACCCTTCGTCATTCACCGTCTGATTCGTCAGAACATCGTCAACAACATCAAGGCCGCGAAGAAGCTGATTCAGCGCGCCGACGATGAAGTGATGCAGGTGCTGCAGGAGGTGATCGACGGTCACCCGATCATGCTGAACCGAGCACCAACCCTGCACCGTCTCGGCATTCAGGCCTTTGAGCCGAAGCTGGTTGATGGCCGTGCCATTCAGCTGCACCCCCTGGTTTGCCCGGCCTTCAACGCTGACTTTGACGGTGACCAGATGGCCGTCCACGTGCCCCTGGCCATCGAGGCACAGACCGAAGCCCGCATGTTGATGCTGGCCAGCAACAACATCCTTTCTCCGGCAACGGGCGATCCGATCATCACGCCGTCCCAGGACATGGTGTTGGGTGCCTACTACCTCACCGCCGAGCAACCGGCGGGCATCAAGCCTGAGTTCGGTGACCGCAGCCGCACCTTCGCCGGTCTGCGTGACGTGCTCAATGCTTTTGAAGACAAGCACCTGACCATGCACGACTGGGTCTGGGTGCGCTTCAACGGTGAAGTCGATACCGAAGGCGAAGCCAAGGAGCCTGTCCAGCAGGAGACCCTCAGTGATGGGACTCGGATTGAACAGTGGAGGTTCCGTCGTGATCGTCTCGATGAGGACGGTGCTCTGATCAGCCGTTATCTGTTGACCACCGTCG encodes:
- a CDS encoding DNA-directed RNA polymerase subunit gamma, producing the protein MTNSNLRTENHFDYVKITLASPERVMQWGQRTLPNGQVVGEVTKPETINYRTLKPEMDGLFCEKIFGPSKDWECHCGKYKRVRHRGIVCERCGVEVTESRVRRHRMGFIKLAAPVSHVWYLKGIPSYVAILLDMPLRDVEQIVYFNCYVVLDQGDHKDLTYKQLLTEDEWLEIEDEIYAEDSEIENEPTVGIGAEALKQLLEDLDLPVVAEQLREEIAGSKGQKRAKLIKRLRVIDNFIATGARPEWMVLDVIPVIPPDLRPMVQLDGGRFATSDLNDLYRRVINRNNRLARLQEILAPEIIVRNEKRMLQEAVDALIDNGRRGRTVVGANNRPLKSLSDIIEGKQGRFRQNLLGKRVDYSGRSVIVVGPKLKMHQCGLPKEMAIELFQPFVIHRLIRQNIVNNIKAAKKLIQRADDEVMQVLQEVIDGHPIMLNRAPTLHRLGIQAFEPKLVDGRAIQLHPLVCPAFNADFDGDQMAVHVPLAIEAQTEARMLMLASNNILSPATGDPIITPSQDMVLGAYYLTAEQPAGIKPEFGDRSRTFAGLRDVLNAFEDKHLTMHDWVWVRFNGEVDTEGEAKEPVQQETLSDGTRIEQWRFRRDRLDEDGALISRYLLTTVGRVVMNSTIIDAVAAA